One Conger conger chromosome 7, fConCon1.1, whole genome shotgun sequence genomic window, ACTGGTCAAGGTGAGCTGCCATTCCTCAATTAACATCTGCTCCCGTATACAAAATACGGGTGTAGTGAAAAAGTGGGGATCAATTGCAATGATGTAAAATGTCTCAATGAGAATGTTAACAGAGCTAATGAGCCACATTAGTCCAATAGCGATCGCTGTCCTTCTCTGGGTGGCGATCTCTGTGTGACGCAAAGGGAAGCGAATGGCCACATAGCGCTCCAGTGAAATCACTGCCAGGTTGAGTGGGGTGTTGTTATAAGTGACTGCAGAAATCAGTATCAGGATAGAGCAGACGGGCTTAGACACATGGAGGTATACCAAGGTGAATAAGTACAACACTATAATGCCCATTAGATGAACAGAATCATTGATGAGCATGTGGGCAAAGAGGATGTAACGTGAGTCCTCCCTGAATTTTGGTTTGCTCCACAGAATGAAGAACATGACGCTACTcatgaaggtaaaaaaaaatgctgtagcCAATGTCACAATTACCTCTGTCACCACAACTGCACTCATTTGTATTACATAGACTTGCTGGTGTAAGAATGAGAGCTGTCCAGATGAAACATTGCCCTCCTCCATACTATGGACCATAGATCACTTCCTTCTTAACCAATGAAAAAATTACCCTGAATGTTTGCAACAAATATAATTGATTTCCTTTGCTTAAATTAAATGGTACAATTCAGTAAAATTGGAAGACATTCCTTTGCACACCTGACATAATGTTCCGTCACAGGTACAAAGAGACATAGAAACTACAGTAGATCAAAGGGTCTCTTTGCAATCCTCGAAAAAAGACACGATGCTTCTTTGTCTCCTTCATCAGGCCTGAAAAAGACCTATTTGACCACAGTGTTACACTGTAATAAATGCCTATTTACAGGTATTGTGCTGTACGCAGGAGCCTTCAGGATTTTTGTAAAAGTGCAATTGTTAGAATCCTTGAGCTCCTTTTGCTGCTGTGTAGCATCTGACAATCTGTGTGCtggtgacatttatttatatacaaggGTGATGCACTGTTGTCATGCCATCGTCACTAGAGTATATGCAATACCACAACTCTCCTTCGAATGTCTGTGACCACAAAAGGTGTGTGAGTCTTATGTGGCAGGCAATTAATCAGTTAAGATGACCCACAAGTTGCCTGGAGTGAATCTGAAATGTTCCATGTTTCTAAAGCACACATGGCTAAAGAGTAATCGCAATTATTTTACATGAAATGCAGTTAAAGGTTAGCATGTCAAGCATGTCTAAAACTTCAGGCAATATTAGACCAATAGCAGGTCCATAAAGTCCCTGTAATGTTGGTCAGGGCAACATGGAAAGACATTATGTCTTTAGTCAGGCAACTCTTAAAATGCGACATTTTAGTCAAAGACTGAATAAGGCCACAATTGATATTATGCACCGGAGTGTAGagttgtgtttttcatttttattgtatcaTATTAATACTGAAATGTGCAAGTATTAAAATTAACTGCAGAAGTAACTGTCAGTTGAAATATTTTTGGACCATTTGAAgaatacactttggtttcacaatgtagaaattacagcacattttacaccTCGCCCCATTTCAGTCATATGAATCATGTGAGCAACACATTCCattattttctatggagaggatTGCAGTGCATGACGGCGCAGGCCATCGAGTGCTGTGCTACTTTCAAAGGGCTCACAAAACCTGGATCAAATtttcaaactaggcattgcagatcaaatatgaatcaagattcagcaactgcattgtgtatttcttgcctcaaatgttttcataaacATATTAAGGTGCACTAGTGCACTATTTAGGAGGAATAAAAGTTTATTAACGGTCCAACATATTGTTATAATTTGCCAAAACCATTGAGCGCAGTCTACCCAGTCAGGTGCTGACTATGTGGTAGACTACATCCCTTGTTCTCGTTCATCCCATTGACCATCTATCTGATGGAGCCCACCTACAGTGCAGCCCATAAAATGGGCAGCTTGGGGATTCAATGcaattttatttctaaaattCTCATGCATGCACGCTCATTTATGAAGAGGTGGGGATTGATCATGTTCATGTGGACTGGTTAGGATTGTTTCCTGAAATTAGGAGCATTGCtctctaaacaaaaaaaaggacgAACAGGCTGCACTTTAAACCTCATATTcagtgtttcatttaaaatcaaatgtgttggagtacagaCCCAAAAGACCAATTATATACagagttattggcacccttaagaaaaaaggctgcatatgataaacacataataatctatatgttataATAAAAGAGATTTACTTAaatttaaacacatttacatgtttcagtattttttattcaataattattatttctgaaaatcatgtcaaaatgattggcacccctattgtgaaaataaatcaaattaagTTAATGTGGCTCAATTAATCTCAGTCAAAAGgaaatattgtgtcattccatcacttcctgtttcactagagcatGCACAATcagtaacaagcatgcaaaatccctttgtcttCCATCAGCATAGGAAAAGTTGCCTGAGGAACACACCATATGAACTGCCAATCCAGAAGATCATTCACCAAGACAAGTCTGGAAATGGGTCCAACAAATCTCAGCTTCCTTTTCTGATAGGAAGCTGAGATTGAGATGGGTGCGTTGGGgctggacccaaaatgcatgacgCAGACAAAGAAGAtgtgataaagtcccgtcagggctttattaagGGAATGTCCAATGAGggtagtcgaaaaacaagcaaagttcatacatcttaaatccagccaaaaccaaagtacagtaccgagggagaaggcagtctcgaaatcAGTAAACCATGCAAAAAATCCAGTAACTatgaaagctgtcagcggggtaGAAGTGCAGACAGACGGTAGGCAGGTTCGGAGTCAAAGGCGGTGAAAGGGTCAAGACCTAAGtccgctccgcggggcaaaagc contains:
- the LOC133132426 gene encoding odorant receptor 131-2-like produces the protein MSAVVVTEVIVTLATAFFFTFMSSVMFFILWSKPKFREDSRYILFAHMLINDSVHLMGIIVLYLFTLVYLHVSKPVCSILILISAVTYNNTPLNLAVISLERYVAIRFPLRHTEIATQRRTAIAIGLMWLISSVNILIETFYIIAIDPHFFTTPVFCIREQMLIEEWQLTLTSGVNFFFLVVVALTILYIYISITLVAKSASTNKDSANKACRTVLLHMFQLGLCITSLLYTLFEALIAKTATALFVPLQFLNFFCLLVLPRCLSPLIYGLRDSAIWPLFLRYFRCNPTTLK